Proteins from a genomic interval of Arachis hypogaea cultivar Tifrunner chromosome 10, arahy.Tifrunner.gnm2.J5K5, whole genome shotgun sequence:
- the LOC112717235 gene encoding fatty acid elongase 3-like has translation MSNILAALEYWLVNHPTIKNFTWTPGKTMASTPQFLCFTILSYLSSIFILPQMKSLPSIPQSFLRPISAVHNTSLLLLSFVMALGCLLSTISHAPHVHWVICFPPQTKPTGPIFFWAYIFYLSKILEFMDTLLIILSNSIQRLSFLHVYHHSNVVIMCYIWLQTSQTLFPAVLFTNASVHVLMYAYYLSCALGVRPKWKKLVTNIQIMQFYSSFVVLSLMLYYHFTGSGCSGVWGWTFNVVFYSSLLVLFVDFHKKNYGSTANSQKKFTLSNVKHDYSKDLFCAYHIS, from the coding sequence atgagtaaCATATTGGCAGCATTAGAGTACTGGTTAGTGAACCACCCTACAATCAAGAACTTCACATGGACGCCAGGGAAAACCATGGCCTCAACTCCACAGTTTCTGTGCTTCACAATCCTCTCCTACCTGTCCTCCATCTTCATACTCCCTCAGATGAAATCCCTGCCGTCCATCCCCCAATCATTCCTGAGGCCAATCTCAGCCGTCCACAACACAtccctcctcctcctctcctTCGTAATGGCCCTTGGCTGCCTCCTCTCCACCATCTCCCATGCACCTCACGTCCACTGGGTCATCTGCTTCCCACCGCAAACCAAGCCCACTGGGCCCATCTTCTTTTGGGCCTACATCTTCTACCTCTCCAAGATCCTTGAGTTCATGGACACACTCCTCATCATCCTCAGCAACTCCATCCAACGGCTCTCGTTTCTCCACGTGTACCACCACTCCAACGTGGTCATCATGTGCTACATATGGTTGCAAACCTCGCAAACACTCTTCCCGGCGGTGCTCTTTACCAACGCCTCCGTGCATGTGCTAATGTACGCCTACTACTTATCGTGCGCGCTAGGAGTGAGACCTAAGTGGAAGAAGCTTGTGACGAATATCCAGATCATGCAGTTCTACTCCAGCTTCGTTGTTCTGAGTTTGATGCTTTACTACCACTTCACGGGTTCAGGGTGCTCTGGTGTTTGGGGTTGGACCTTCAATGTCGTTTTCTATTCCTCTCTTTTGGTCTTGTTCGTTGACTTTCACAAAAAGAATTACGGTAGTACTGCAAACTCCCAGAAAAAGTTTACTCTCAGCAACGTTAAGCATGATTATTCCAAGGACTTATTTTGTGCTTATCACATCTCATGA
- the LOC112714952 gene encoding pathogenesis-related thaumatin-like protein 3.5, which yields MANPYTAVLKLTFIFLVIASAPELGGSSKSVTIVNYCKETVWPGITPSENFSGDGFTLKPGQSAVYTAPTGWSGRIWARTGCDFDKNGNGDCQTGGCGGNINCTGPGTPPSTIAEFTLGDGKPDFYDVSLVDGFNLPIAVKAVNGSGNCSTAGCDGDLRNNCPSQLTVKKNDKVIACRSACDVFNTDEYCCRGIYEDPAMCSSSNYSKIFKQVCPVAYSFARDDPTSVMTCTGADFIVTFCGSRNQTVCSYHGKQLLCNGSNSKGFKTKPDWWWVFLLLVAYVSKLCLS from the exons ATGGCTAATCCTTACACTGCAGTTCTCAAACTCACTTTCATCTTCCTTGTCATTGCATCCG CACCAGAACTTGGTGGAAGCAGTAAATCAGTGACCATAGTGAATTACTGCAAGGAAACAGTATGGCCAGGGATTACACCAAGTGAGAACTTTAGTGGTGATGGCTTCACACTGAAACCAGGGCAATCAGCAGTGTACACCGCACCGACTGGATGGAGTGGCAGGATATGGGCAAGAACAGGATGTGATTTCGACAAGAACGGCAATGGTGATTGCCAAACAGGTGGCTGCGGCGGCAATATAAACTGCACCGGCCCAGGAACCCCACCTTCCACCATAGCAGAGTTCACACTCGGTGATGGTAAACCTGATTTCTATGATGTTAGCCTTGTTGACGGCTTCAACTTGCCCATTGCAGTGAAAGCTGTGAATGGCTCTGGGAATTGCAGCACTGCTGGCTGCGACGGCGACTTGAGGAATAACTGTCCTTCGCAGCTGACGGTGAAGAAAAACGACAAAGTCATTGCTTGTAGAAGCGCCTGTGATGTCTTCAACACTGATGAGTACTGCTGCAGAGGCATATATGAGGACCCTGCTATGTGTTCTTCTTCAAACTACTCCAAGATTTTCAAACAAGTGTGCCCTGTAGCTTATAGTTTTGCACGTGATGACCCAACCAGTGTTATGACATGCACTGGAGCAGATTTCATTGTCACATTCTGTGGATCAAG GAATCAAACCGTGTGTTCTTATCATGGCAAGCAGCTTTTATGCAATGGCTCAAATTCAAAAGGCTTTAAGACAAAACCAGATTGGTGGTGGGTCTTCTTGCTCTTAGTGGCATATGTGTCCAAGTTATGCTTATCTTAG
- the LOC112714950 gene encoding uncharacterized protein isoform X1, with protein sequence MGPKLPLTYFRITPTYLVFSSRKDFHGYHKYSPRIFSEQKFPFKFTPQSLGDKLKLSDITPNSIQERLNALLSRTQNFLNEVASPLAKPGQNRKPSHENELGFQVMEDILMVEETIERKTRYGVLSLAAVICIEQFSRMNGLTGKKMQKIFEALVPEPVCGDARNLVEYCCFRFLSRDGADIHPSLKDPAFQRLIFITMLAWENPYTNDLSNNSEKASLQSKLVTEEAFVRIAPAVSGVVDRPVVHNLFKALAKDQSGISLSSWLTYINEFIRVREGKRSYQIPEFPQILGERILCIGSNSKQPVLKWEGNMAWPGKLTLTDKAIYFEAVGLLGEKRAMRMDLTHQGLKVEKAKVGPLGSALFDSAVSISSVSESNSWILEFIDLGGEMRRDVWHALISEIIALHKFTHEYGPDDSDESLFHVYGAHKGKERATTSAINGIARLQALQYMRKLLDDPIKLVQFSYLRNAPYSDLVLQTLAVNYWGGPLVTGFVNTRNQPETQSSEEMSDGSNSINHVFDIDGSVYLRKWMKSPSWASSNSINFWKNTSTKGLILSKNLVVADMSLIERAAEISKQKYRVEEKTQATIDAATLQGIPSNVDLFKELFFPFTLTVRNFEKLRRWEEPPLTVAFLSLTYTIIFRNLLSYVFPMMLMILAVGMLTIRGLKEQGRLGRSFGKVTIRDQPPSNTIQKIIAVKDAMRDVENFLQQVNVALLKIRSVFLSGHPQITTEVALVLLASATALLVVPFKYILSFLLFDLFTRELEFRREMVRKFMKFLRERWNAVPAAPVSVLPYENEESRSQIYLKESNDQSKSQENNISGKSSR encoded by the exons ATGGGGCCAAAGCTTCCATTGACCTACTTCAGAATAACACCCACGTATCTTGTTTTTTCATCCCGCAAAGATTTCCATGGATACCATAAGTATTCCCCAAGAATATTTTCAGAGCAGAAATTTCCCTTCAAGTTCACGCCCCAGTCGTTGGGGGATAAACTCAAGCTCAGTGACATAACTCCCA ATTCTATACAAGAGAGGTTGAATGCATTGTTATCAAGGACCCAGAATTTCTTAAATGAAGTGGCTTCTCCCCTTGCAAAGCCTGGTCAAAATAGGAAGCCTTCTCATGAAAATGAACTCGGGTTTCAAGTAATGGAAGACATATTAATGGTAGAGGAGACAATAGAACGCAAAACGCGATATGGGGTTCTGTCTCTAGCTGCTGTTATATGTATTGAGCAATTCAGCAG GATGAATGGATTGACTGGGAAGAAGATGCAGAAAATTTTTGAAGCACTTGTCCCGGAACCTGTATGTGGTGATGCCCGTAATTTGGTTGAATACTGCTGCTTTAGATTCTTGTCAAGAGATGGTGCTGATATTCATCCTTCCCTTAAG GATCCTGCATTTCAAAGGCTGATTTTCATAACCATGCTTGCTTGGGAAAATCCTTACACCAATGACCTTTCCAACAACTCAGAGAAGGCTTCCTTACAG AGTAAGCTTGTCACTGAAGAAGCTTTTGTTCGTATTGCTCCTGCAGTCTCTGGTGTGGTTGATCGACCTGTAGTGCATAATCTTTTTAAGGCTCTTGCTAAAGATCAATCTGGAATTTCTTTGAGCTCATGGCTGACTTACATTAATGAATTTATCAG AGTGCGTGAAGGAAAGAGGTCATATCAGATTCCAGAGTTCCCTCAAATTTTAGGGGAGAGAATTTTATGCATTGGTTCCAACAGTAAGCAGCCTGTTCTGAAATGGGAGGGTAATATGGCATGGCCAGGCAAACTTACTCTTACTGATAAAGCAATATATTTTGAG GCAGTTGGCTTATTGGGAGAGAAGAGAGCCATGAGAATGGATCTTACACATCAAGGATTAAAGGTAGAGAAGGCAAAGGTTGGGCCTTTAGGGTCTGCACTTTTTGACTCTGCTGTTTCCATTTCTTCTGTCTCAGA GTCCAATAGCTGGATACTGGAATTCATTGACTTGGGAGGTGAAATGAGGAGAGATGTTTGGCATGCTTTGATAAGTGAAATTATAGCGTTACACAAGTTCACACATGAATATGGACCTGATGATTCTGACGAGTCATTGTTTCACGTATACGGggctcacaaaggaaaggaaagagcAACAACCAGTGCCATTAATGGTATAGCTAGACTCCAGGCGCTTCAATACATGAGGAAGTTGCTTGACGATCCCATCAAGCTTGTTCAGTTTTCTTATTTACGGAATGCTCCATATAGTGACCTCGTACTTCAGACTTTAGCTGTTAACTATTGGGGAGGCCCACTGGTTACAGGATTTGTGAATACCCGCAATCAGCCAGAGACTCAATCCTCTGAAGAAATGTCTGATGGCAGCAATAGCATCAACCATGTTTTTGACATAGATGGAAGTGTCTACTTGCGGAAGTGGATGAAATCTCCATCTTGGGCATCTAGTAATTCCATTAATTTCTGGAAGAATACTTCAACCAAAGGCTTAATATTAAGTAAGAATCTTGTTGTGGCTGATATGTCGCTTATAGAAAGAGCAGCAGAAATAAGTAAACAGAAATACCGGGTTGAGGAGAAAACTCAAGCCACCATTGATGCTGCAACTCTACAAGGAATACCCAGCAATGTTGATCTCTTTAAG GAGCTATTTTTCCCCTTCACTCTAACTGTCAGAAACTTTGAAAAGCTCAGGCGCTGGGAGGAGCCACCATTGACAGTTGCATTTCTCTCTCTTACCTATACAATCATCTTTAG AAACTTGCTGTCATATGTGTTCCCCATGATGCTGATGATTTTGGCAGTTGGAATGTTGACAATTAGGGGCCTTAAGGAGCAAGGTCGCCTTGGACGATCGTTCGGTAAAGTAACAATACGTGATCAGCCACCTTCCAATACAATACAGAAGATTATTGCTGTAAAAGATGCGATGCGTGATGTTGAAAATTTCTTACAGCAAGTGAATGTTGCACTTCTCAAAATACGTTCTGTTTTCCTCTCTGGCCATCCACAG ATAACCACTGAGGTTGCACTAGTCCTGTTAGCTTCTgcaactgctcttcttgttgtgcCATTCAAGTACAtcctttcctttcttctctttGACTTGTTCACGCGGGAGCTTGAGTTTCGGAGAGAAATGGTTAGGAAATTCATGAAGTTTTTAAGGGAGCGTTGGAATGCAGTGCCGGCTGCCCCAGTATCGGTTTTACCATATGAAAATGAAGAATCAAGATCACAGATTTACTTAAAGGAGAGCAATGACCAATCAAAATCACAAGAAAATAATATCAGTGGTAAGTCCAGTAGATAG
- the LOC112714950 gene encoding uncharacterized protein isoform X2, whose protein sequence is MNGLTGKKMQKIFEALVPEPVCGDARNLVEYCCFRFLSRDGADIHPSLKDPAFQRLIFITMLAWENPYTNDLSNNSEKASLQSKLVTEEAFVRIAPAVSGVVDRPVVHNLFKALAKDQSGISLSSWLTYINEFIRVREGKRSYQIPEFPQILGERILCIGSNSKQPVLKWEGNMAWPGKLTLTDKAIYFEAVGLLGEKRAMRMDLTHQGLKVEKAKVGPLGSALFDSAVSISSVSESNSWILEFIDLGGEMRRDVWHALISEIIALHKFTHEYGPDDSDESLFHVYGAHKGKERATTSAINGIARLQALQYMRKLLDDPIKLVQFSYLRNAPYSDLVLQTLAVNYWGGPLVTGFVNTRNQPETQSSEEMSDGSNSINHVFDIDGSVYLRKWMKSPSWASSNSINFWKNTSTKGLILSKNLVVADMSLIERAAEISKQKYRVEEKTQATIDAATLQGIPSNVDLFKELFFPFTLTVRNFEKLRRWEEPPLTVAFLSLTYTIIFRNLLSYVFPMMLMILAVGMLTIRGLKEQGRLGRSFGKVTIRDQPPSNTIQKIIAVKDAMRDVENFLQQVNVALLKIRSVFLSGHPQITTEVALVLLASATALLVVPFKYILSFLLFDLFTRELEFRREMVRKFMKFLRERWNAVPAAPVSVLPYENEESRSQIYLKESNDQSKSQENNISGKSSR, encoded by the exons ATGAATGGATTGACTGGGAAGAAGATGCAGAAAATTTTTGAAGCACTTGTCCCGGAACCTGTATGTGGTGATGCCCGTAATTTGGTTGAATACTGCTGCTTTAGATTCTTGTCAAGAGATGGTGCTGATATTCATCCTTCCCTTAAG GATCCTGCATTTCAAAGGCTGATTTTCATAACCATGCTTGCTTGGGAAAATCCTTACACCAATGACCTTTCCAACAACTCAGAGAAGGCTTCCTTACAG AGTAAGCTTGTCACTGAAGAAGCTTTTGTTCGTATTGCTCCTGCAGTCTCTGGTGTGGTTGATCGACCTGTAGTGCATAATCTTTTTAAGGCTCTTGCTAAAGATCAATCTGGAATTTCTTTGAGCTCATGGCTGACTTACATTAATGAATTTATCAG AGTGCGTGAAGGAAAGAGGTCATATCAGATTCCAGAGTTCCCTCAAATTTTAGGGGAGAGAATTTTATGCATTGGTTCCAACAGTAAGCAGCCTGTTCTGAAATGGGAGGGTAATATGGCATGGCCAGGCAAACTTACTCTTACTGATAAAGCAATATATTTTGAG GCAGTTGGCTTATTGGGAGAGAAGAGAGCCATGAGAATGGATCTTACACATCAAGGATTAAAGGTAGAGAAGGCAAAGGTTGGGCCTTTAGGGTCTGCACTTTTTGACTCTGCTGTTTCCATTTCTTCTGTCTCAGA GTCCAATAGCTGGATACTGGAATTCATTGACTTGGGAGGTGAAATGAGGAGAGATGTTTGGCATGCTTTGATAAGTGAAATTATAGCGTTACACAAGTTCACACATGAATATGGACCTGATGATTCTGACGAGTCATTGTTTCACGTATACGGggctcacaaaggaaaggaaagagcAACAACCAGTGCCATTAATGGTATAGCTAGACTCCAGGCGCTTCAATACATGAGGAAGTTGCTTGACGATCCCATCAAGCTTGTTCAGTTTTCTTATTTACGGAATGCTCCATATAGTGACCTCGTACTTCAGACTTTAGCTGTTAACTATTGGGGAGGCCCACTGGTTACAGGATTTGTGAATACCCGCAATCAGCCAGAGACTCAATCCTCTGAAGAAATGTCTGATGGCAGCAATAGCATCAACCATGTTTTTGACATAGATGGAAGTGTCTACTTGCGGAAGTGGATGAAATCTCCATCTTGGGCATCTAGTAATTCCATTAATTTCTGGAAGAATACTTCAACCAAAGGCTTAATATTAAGTAAGAATCTTGTTGTGGCTGATATGTCGCTTATAGAAAGAGCAGCAGAAATAAGTAAACAGAAATACCGGGTTGAGGAGAAAACTCAAGCCACCATTGATGCTGCAACTCTACAAGGAATACCCAGCAATGTTGATCTCTTTAAG GAGCTATTTTTCCCCTTCACTCTAACTGTCAGAAACTTTGAAAAGCTCAGGCGCTGGGAGGAGCCACCATTGACAGTTGCATTTCTCTCTCTTACCTATACAATCATCTTTAG AAACTTGCTGTCATATGTGTTCCCCATGATGCTGATGATTTTGGCAGTTGGAATGTTGACAATTAGGGGCCTTAAGGAGCAAGGTCGCCTTGGACGATCGTTCGGTAAAGTAACAATACGTGATCAGCCACCTTCCAATACAATACAGAAGATTATTGCTGTAAAAGATGCGATGCGTGATGTTGAAAATTTCTTACAGCAAGTGAATGTTGCACTTCTCAAAATACGTTCTGTTTTCCTCTCTGGCCATCCACAG ATAACCACTGAGGTTGCACTAGTCCTGTTAGCTTCTgcaactgctcttcttgttgtgcCATTCAAGTACAtcctttcctttcttctctttGACTTGTTCACGCGGGAGCTTGAGTTTCGGAGAGAAATGGTTAGGAAATTCATGAAGTTTTTAAGGGAGCGTTGGAATGCAGTGCCGGCTGCCCCAGTATCGGTTTTACCATATGAAAATGAAGAATCAAGATCACAGATTTACTTAAAGGAGAGCAATGACCAATCAAAATCACAAGAAAATAATATCAGTGGTAAGTCCAGTAGATAG
- the LOC112714954 gene encoding probable plastid-lipid-associated protein 4, chloroplastic, whose amino-acid sequence MALSSPSLGAHHLPPLNTTHHSSSPKLHFLHPPHFSSSSCNFPIIIRTATTPQTEKWRAQVSFFPAFLKNGRKDANTIKQELLQAIAPLDRGADASPDDQQTVDQIARKLEAVNPTKEPLKSNLLDGKWELIYTTSQSILQTKRPKLLRSVTNYQAINVDTLRAQNMESWPFFNQVTANLTPLNARKVAVQFDTFKILGLIPVKAPGRARGELEITYLDEELRVSRGDKGNLFILKMVDPSYRVPV is encoded by the exons ATGGCCTTATCCTCTCCCTCCTTGGGCGCTCACCACCTTCCACCTCTCAACACCACACATCACTCCTCCTCTCCCAAACTACACTTTCTTCATCCACcgcatttctcttcttcttcctgtaACTTCCCTATCATCATCAGAACCGCCACCACTCCTCAGACTGAGAAATGGAGAGCTCAAGTCTCATTCTTCCctgctttcttgaagaacggccGCAAAGATGCCAACACCATCAAGCAAGAGCTACTTCAGGCCATTGCACCTCTTGATCGAGGTGCTGATGCCTCCCCCGATGACCAGCAAACTGTTGATCAG ATTGCACGCAAACTTGAAGCAGTTAATCCTACAAAGGAGCCCCTCAAATCTAATCTACTTGATGGCAAATGGGAGCTTATATACACTACCTCTCAGTCAATCTTGCAAACCAAG AGACCAAAGCTTTTGAGATCAGTTACAAATTATCAAGCAATCAATGTGGATACCCTTAGGGCCCAAAACATGGAGTCTTGGCCATTCTTCAACCAG GTGACAGCAAATCTAACACCTCTAAATGCAAGGAAAGTAGCTGTACAATTTGATACATTCAAAATCTTAGGCTTG ATACCTGTGAAGGCACCTGGAAGAGCCCGTGGTGAATTGGAAATTACATATTTAGATGAAGAACTTAG AGTATCAAGAGGTGACAAAGGAAACTTGTTCATCTTGAAAATGGTGGATCCATCTTACCGGGTTCCTGTGTGA
- the LOC112714953 gene encoding F-box protein At1g10780-like isoform X1, with product MSMESLPDALLQYILSHISNARDVAACNCVSKRWKDATTYVRTLYFPRNSFDNPSSGEIPDNIVQRMVSNVVKLEELVVYSPFSPSGLASWLSLVGQSLTQLELRMDNLADNQASRESPSKLDCIGAAKNLVSLKLWGVLMINSPKWDVFQNLSTLEIIGARLEDPVLTVVLLACPYLKRLLLLGCEGVRSISIELPYLEECKLDFYGLGNCSLSLISPKIESLEVQGCSWIRVPETGHLKKLSISNSSGRVYMIDFGNLNVLEFLSMRGVQWCWDAICKMLKLASEVKHLFMKVEFTGDFEALQPFPEIDFVEFFNSHPKLQKFDIHGAMFAALCQRNSLKHVDPGFVIPCLEEAVITVRSPLNAEQKISTLESLLKYGKNLRTMVIKILQMKSCHTSADDFFDEICRLRYMNHEKVRIE from the exons ATGT CTATGGAATCTCTCCCCGATGCCCTACTTCAATACATCTTGTCCCATATCAGTAATGCTCGTGATGTGGCAGCTTGTAACTGTGTTTCTAAGCGATGGAAAGATGCAACAACTTATGTCAGAACTCTCTATTTTCCTCGCAACTCATTTGATAACCCCTCCAGTGGTGAAATTCCGGACAACATTGTGCAGAGAATGGTATCAAATGTTGTAAAATTAGAAGAGTTAGTGGTATATAGCCCTTTCTCCCCTTCAGGCCTTGCTTCATGGCTGTCTCTTGTAGGTCAATCACTCACTCAGCTTGAGCTTCGAATGGACAACCTTGCTGATAACCAGGCATCACGTGAAAGTCCATCAAAGTTGGACTGCATTGGGGCAGCAAAGAATTTGGTGTCTCTAAAATTGTGGGGTGTTTTAATGATAAATTCGCCAAAATGGGATGTCTTCCAAAATCTTAGCACCCTTGAAATAATTGGTGCAAGATTGGAGGATCCTGTATTGACTGTGGTGCTTCTAGCATGTCCTTATCTTAAACGGTTGCTGTTGCTTGGATGTGAGGGGGTTAGATCAATTTCAATTGAGCTGCCATATTTAGAGGAGTGTAAGCTTGATTTTTATGGTCTGGGAAACTGTTCACTTTCTCTTATCTCTCCGAAAATTGAATCCCTTGAGGTACAAGGCTGTAGTTGGATCAGGGTCCCTGAAACCGGGCATTTGAAGAAGCTTTCAATTTCCAACAGTTCGG GGAGGGTATACATGATAGATTTCGGAAACCTCAATGTTCTGGAGTTCCTGTCGATGCGGGGAGTCCAATGGTGCTGGGATGCAATATGTAAAATGCTGAAATTGGCAAGTGAGGTGAAGCATCTTTTTATGAAGGTTGAATTCACAGGGGACTTTGAGGCTCTGCAACCCTTTCCAGAGAttgattttgttgaatttttcaATAGCCATCCAAAGCTGCAGAAGTTTGATATCCATGGAGCTATGTTCGCAGCTCTGTGCCAGAGGAACAGTCTGAAACAT GTTGATCCTGGGTTTGTCATCCCATGTTTGGAGGAGGCTGTAATCACTGTAAGATCACCACTAAATGCTGAACAGAAAATCAGTACTCTTGAATCCTTGTTGAAGTATGGGAAAAATTTGAGGACCATGGTTATAAAGATTCTTCAAATGAAGAGCTGCCACACCAGTGCTGATGATTTTTTTGATGAGATTTGCCGCTTGAGATACATGAACCATGAGAAGGTACGAATAGAATAA
- the LOC112714953 gene encoding F-box protein At1g10780-like isoform X2, with protein sequence MESLPDALLQYILSHISNARDVAACNCVSKRWKDATTYVRTLYFPRNSFDNPSSGEIPDNIVQRMVSNVVKLEELVVYSPFSPSGLASWLSLVGQSLTQLELRMDNLADNQASRESPSKLDCIGAAKNLVSLKLWGVLMINSPKWDVFQNLSTLEIIGARLEDPVLTVVLLACPYLKRLLLLGCEGVRSISIELPYLEECKLDFYGLGNCSLSLISPKIESLEVQGCSWIRVPETGHLKKLSISNSSGRVYMIDFGNLNVLEFLSMRGVQWCWDAICKMLKLASEVKHLFMKVEFTGDFEALQPFPEIDFVEFFNSHPKLQKFDIHGAMFAALCQRNSLKHVDPGFVIPCLEEAVITVRSPLNAEQKISTLESLLKYGKNLRTMVIKILQMKSCHTSADDFFDEICRLRYMNHEKVRIE encoded by the exons ATGGAATCTCTCCCCGATGCCCTACTTCAATACATCTTGTCCCATATCAGTAATGCTCGTGATGTGGCAGCTTGTAACTGTGTTTCTAAGCGATGGAAAGATGCAACAACTTATGTCAGAACTCTCTATTTTCCTCGCAACTCATTTGATAACCCCTCCAGTGGTGAAATTCCGGACAACATTGTGCAGAGAATGGTATCAAATGTTGTAAAATTAGAAGAGTTAGTGGTATATAGCCCTTTCTCCCCTTCAGGCCTTGCTTCATGGCTGTCTCTTGTAGGTCAATCACTCACTCAGCTTGAGCTTCGAATGGACAACCTTGCTGATAACCAGGCATCACGTGAAAGTCCATCAAAGTTGGACTGCATTGGGGCAGCAAAGAATTTGGTGTCTCTAAAATTGTGGGGTGTTTTAATGATAAATTCGCCAAAATGGGATGTCTTCCAAAATCTTAGCACCCTTGAAATAATTGGTGCAAGATTGGAGGATCCTGTATTGACTGTGGTGCTTCTAGCATGTCCTTATCTTAAACGGTTGCTGTTGCTTGGATGTGAGGGGGTTAGATCAATTTCAATTGAGCTGCCATATTTAGAGGAGTGTAAGCTTGATTTTTATGGTCTGGGAAACTGTTCACTTTCTCTTATCTCTCCGAAAATTGAATCCCTTGAGGTACAAGGCTGTAGTTGGATCAGGGTCCCTGAAACCGGGCATTTGAAGAAGCTTTCAATTTCCAACAGTTCGG GGAGGGTATACATGATAGATTTCGGAAACCTCAATGTTCTGGAGTTCCTGTCGATGCGGGGAGTCCAATGGTGCTGGGATGCAATATGTAAAATGCTGAAATTGGCAAGTGAGGTGAAGCATCTTTTTATGAAGGTTGAATTCACAGGGGACTTTGAGGCTCTGCAACCCTTTCCAGAGAttgattttgttgaatttttcaATAGCCATCCAAAGCTGCAGAAGTTTGATATCCATGGAGCTATGTTCGCAGCTCTGTGCCAGAGGAACAGTCTGAAACAT GTTGATCCTGGGTTTGTCATCCCATGTTTGGAGGAGGCTGTAATCACTGTAAGATCACCACTAAATGCTGAACAGAAAATCAGTACTCTTGAATCCTTGTTGAAGTATGGGAAAAATTTGAGGACCATGGTTATAAAGATTCTTCAAATGAAGAGCTGCCACACCAGTGCTGATGATTTTTTTGATGAGATTTGCCGCTTGAGATACATGAACCATGAGAAGGTACGAATAGAATAA
- the LOC112718149 gene encoding transmembrane emp24 domain-containing protein p24delta4 has translation MLLELQVKVKAIVLLLFFCFFFLSLSPPCGAIWITLQAKATSTKCVSEEIQSNIIVLANYFVVAAVGAADLHHRSPPRNPTISVKVTSPYGNNLHFKENATIGKFAFTTTETGSYLACFWVAENQGNEEVQVNLDWKIGIAATEWETVAKKEKIEGVELELRKLEEAVVTIHENLLNLKNRESNMRGVSERTNARVAWLSIMSLGICIVVSALQFWHLKRYFVKKKLI, from the exons ATGTTGTTGGAACTGCAAGTGAAAGTGAAAGCCATAGTTTTATTActgttcttctgcttcttctttctGTCACTGTCACCGCCGTGTGGAGCCATCTGGATCACGTTACAGGCGAAGGCTACTTCCACGAAATGCGTTTCAGAAGAAATCCAAAGCAACATCATCGTTTTAGCTAACTACTTTGTCGTTGCTGCAGTCGGTGCCGCTGATCTTCATCATCGCTCACCTCCCCGAAACCCTACTATTTCCGTCAAG GTGACATCACCATATGGAAACAATCTTCATTTCAAGGAGAACGCAACAATCGGCAAGTTCGCATTTACAACTACAGAGACTGGGAGCTACCTAGCATGCTTCTGGGTGGCTGAAAATCAAGGAAATGAAGAAGTTCAAGTCAACCTCGATTGGAAAATCGGCATTGCAGCCACGGAATGGGAAACAGTTGCTAAGAAAGAAAAGATTGAG GGGGTAGAGCTTGAGCTGAGAAAGCTGGAAGAAGCTGTGGTGACTATCCATGAGAATTTGCTAAATCTGAAGAACAG AGAATCAAATATGAGGGGCGTAAGTGAAAGAACAAATGCCAGAGTAGCATGGCTTAGTATAATGTCGTTGGGTATCTGCATTGTAGTTTCAGCTTTGCAATTTTGGCATTTGAAGCGATACTTCGTAAAGAAGAAGCTTATCTAG